The following are encoded together in the Anaerostipes caccae L1-92 genome:
- a CDS encoding thioredoxin domain-containing protein, with protein sequence MSIFEPNLLIHEKSPYLLQHAHNPVRWYPWGSEAFEKARAEDKPVFLSIGYASCHWCHVMEEESFEDHEVAELLNKHFISIKVDREERPDIDSVYMSVCQAMTGSGGWPMSVFMTPDQKPFFAATYLPKTTRYQLTGLLDLLPRISLLWKQDRERLLKIGNEITDHLNTNQRPSETVSLSEDVPAQALADLNASFDNVNGGFGTAPKFPTPAVLLFLIQQYKQCGDKDSLAMAEHTLLRMYRGGIFDHIGGGFSRYSTDDRWLVPHFEKMLYDNALLLEAYAEAYACCENPLFPEIADAVVSCVLNELSHPDGGFYCSQDADSEGEEGKYYTFTRDEVLHVLGEENGSLFCSLYDITDRGNFEGKSIPNLLRQSPFPNDPEGLKRMKRTLYLYRKKRTSLSTDKKILTSWNCLMISALTKASRIFGREKFLAAAQKAESFLDKHLRKDDGRLFLRWCDGEAAYDGQLEDYAFYSLSMLSLYRSTFLEEYLEKAVQAADLMISLFFDREHGGFFLYSSESEALILRPKELYDGAMPSGNSAALHVLFILSEITGKSIYRDCMDQTFSYFSPELSVHPSAYCYALSVLSSQFHPSRQLVITTKKESLPKKFMELLSKPQMNDLTVLVKTEQNEDTLAAIAPFTKEYPVLADKTSCYLCRGGACQAPVFDAESLETLLQAAD encoded by the coding sequence ATGTCTATTTTTGAACCAAATCTTTTAATCCATGAAAAATCACCCTATCTGCTCCAGCACGCTCACAATCCGGTGCGCTGGTATCCATGGGGTTCCGAAGCTTTTGAAAAAGCCAGGGCAGAAGACAAGCCTGTTTTTTTGAGTATCGGCTATGCCTCCTGTCACTGGTGCCATGTAATGGAGGAGGAATCTTTCGAAGACCATGAGGTAGCAGAGCTTTTAAACAAGCATTTCATTTCTATTAAAGTAGACCGGGAAGAACGCCCGGACATTGATTCCGTCTATATGTCTGTCTGCCAGGCAATGACCGGTTCCGGAGGCTGGCCCATGTCTGTTTTTATGACACCTGACCAGAAACCGTTTTTTGCGGCCACCTACCTGCCCAAGACCACCCGATACCAGCTGACGGGACTCCTGGACCTGCTGCCCCGGATCTCTCTCTTATGGAAACAGGACCGGGAACGCCTTTTAAAGATCGGAAATGAGATCACAGACCACCTGAATACAAACCAAAGACCGTCAGAAACTGTTTCCCTGTCAGAAGATGTCCCGGCTCAGGCCCTGGCAGATCTTAATGCATCCTTTGACAATGTCAACGGTGGGTTCGGCACGGCGCCCAAATTTCCGACTCCGGCAGTGCTGCTGTTTCTGATTCAGCAATACAAGCAGTGCGGTGACAAGGACAGCCTGGCTATGGCAGAGCACACACTTCTTCGCATGTACCGGGGAGGGATCTTTGACCACATCGGGGGAGGCTTTTCCCGCTATTCCACCGATGACCGCTGGCTTGTGCCCCATTTTGAGAAAATGCTGTATGACAACGCACTGTTATTAGAGGCATATGCGGAAGCTTACGCGTGCTGTGAGAATCCTCTCTTCCCGGAAATCGCCGACGCCGTCGTCTCCTGCGTCTTGAATGAACTTTCTCATCCCGATGGAGGCTTTTACTGCAGCCAGGACGCTGACAGCGAAGGAGAAGAAGGAAAATACTATACTTTTACCAGAGATGAAGTCCTTCACGTTCTGGGAGAAGAAAACGGCAGCCTTTTCTGCTCCCTCTATGATATTACGGACCGGGGAAATTTTGAAGGCAAAAGCATCCCGAATCTGCTCAGGCAGTCTCCATTCCCGAATGACCCCGAGGGTCTGAAAAGGATGAAAAGGACCCTTTATCTTTACCGAAAAAAACGGACCAGCCTGTCCACAGACAAAAAGATCCTGACTTCCTGGAACTGTCTGATGATCTCTGCCCTTACAAAGGCATCCCGGATCTTCGGGCGGGAGAAGTTCCTTGCTGCCGCTCAGAAGGCAGAATCTTTCCTCGACAAACATTTAAGGAAAGATGACGGTCGTCTTTTTCTCCGGTGGTGTGACGGTGAAGCGGCTTACGACGGCCAGCTGGAGGACTATGCTTTTTATTCTCTGTCCATGCTTTCCCTCTACCGCTCTACATTTCTGGAAGAATATCTTGAAAAGGCGGTACAGGCGGCAGATCTCATGATCTCTCTGTTTTTTGACCGGGAACACGGCGGTTTTTTCCTCTATTCCAGCGAAAGCGAGGCCCTGATCTTAAGACCGAAAGAACTCTATGACGGCGCCATGCCTTCCGGCAACTCCGCTGCCCTCCATGTACTCTTTATCCTGTCTGAAATAACCGGAAAATCCATATACAGAGACTGCATGGATCAGACTTTTTCTTATTTTTCCCCCGAGCTGTCTGTCCATCCTTCTGCTTACTGTTATGCTCTGTCCGTGCTGTCTTCCCAGTTTCATCCGTCCAGACAGCTGGTCATCACAACAAAAAAAGAGAGCCTTCCCAAAAAATTCATGGAACTGCTCTCCAAACCTCAGATGAACGACTTAACCGTGCTGGTCAAAACAGAACAAAACGAAGATACACTGGCTGCCATTGCTCCGTTCACGAAAGAATATCCGGTTCTTGCTGATAAAACATCCTGCTACCTCTGTCGGGGAGGAGCATGTCAGGCCCCGGTCTTTGACGCAGAAAGCCTGGAAACACTCTTACAGGCGGCGGATTAA
- a CDS encoding FAD-dependent oxidoreductase, which translates to MDTIWEKTVDMPSFPPFQGRKKVETAVIGGGMAGILTAYLLSLEGREVLVLEADRIGSGQTKGTTAKITVSHGLIYQKLVREVGKEQARQYALMNQAAVRKYRELIKDHQIDCDFKECSSYLYSKYQEEALKEEVRAAQSLGLPADYTSQTELPFSVKGAVRYTGQARFHPLKFLKAAAEGLEIYEQTLVTDVEGNKIITDQGTVEAENIVFTTHYPIMNRPGYYFLRMHQERSYVLALTGTDHIEDMYLGVDPNDGLSFRSYGPYLLFGGGGHRTGENLLGGQYQMLESNARQYWENCRVESAWSAQDCMTIDSIPYIGYYSFSKTGWYVASGFKKWGMSSSMASALLITDYIIEKKNAFAHVFSPQRLHLKASAKPLAKEGMETARNFVLERMKIPDEAAAHLKKGQGGVIEYERKKAGAYRDEKGSVHVVSLTCPHLGCILKWNPEELSWDCPCHGSRFDYKGNLIDNPAKEDLTHEKPECISGYKKKE; encoded by the coding sequence GTGGATACAATTTGGGAAAAGACTGTGGATATGCCTTCTTTCCCGCCTTTTCAGGGGAGAAAAAAAGTTGAAACTGCAGTGATCGGCGGAGGCATGGCCGGGATTCTGACAGCATATCTCTTGTCATTGGAGGGTAGAGAGGTTCTCGTTTTGGAGGCAGACAGGATCGGCAGCGGACAGACAAAGGGGACTACGGCAAAAATTACAGTTTCCCATGGTCTTATCTACCAAAAGCTGGTCCGTGAAGTCGGAAAGGAACAGGCCAGGCAGTATGCGCTGATGAACCAGGCTGCGGTGAGAAAATACAGGGAGCTGATCAAGGATCATCAGATCGACTGTGATTTTAAAGAGTGTTCCTCCTATTTATATTCCAAATATCAGGAGGAGGCGCTGAAGGAAGAAGTCCGCGCGGCACAGTCATTAGGACTTCCGGCCGATTATACGTCACAGACAGAACTTCCATTTTCCGTGAAAGGGGCGGTCAGGTATACCGGACAGGCCAGATTCCATCCGCTGAAATTCTTAAAAGCAGCGGCGGAAGGGCTGGAGATATATGAACAGACCCTTGTCACAGACGTGGAAGGAAATAAAATTATCACGGACCAGGGAACTGTTGAGGCGGAGAATATCGTCTTTACGACCCATTATCCCATCATGAACCGGCCCGGATACTATTTTCTGCGGATGCATCAGGAAAGGAGCTATGTTCTGGCTCTCACGGGAACCGATCATATAGAAGATATGTATCTGGGAGTCGATCCAAATGACGGCCTGTCGTTCCGGTCTTACGGGCCATATTTATTATTTGGCGGCGGCGGTCACAGGACGGGAGAGAATCTTTTGGGAGGGCAGTATCAGATGCTTGAGTCTAATGCCCGACAGTACTGGGAAAACTGCCGGGTGGAAAGCGCCTGGTCTGCACAGGACTGTATGACCATTGATTCCATTCCGTACATTGGATATTACTCTTTTTCAAAGACGGGATGGTATGTGGCATCAGGATTTAAAAAGTGGGGAATGAGTTCTTCCATGGCATCGGCTCTTTTGATTACAGATTATATTATTGAAAAGAAGAATGCCTTTGCCCATGTTTTTTCACCTCAGAGGCTTCATCTGAAAGCTTCAGCCAAACCGCTGGCAAAAGAGGGGATGGAGACTGCCAGGAACTTTGTGCTGGAGAGAATGAAGATTCCGGATGAAGCGGCAGCGCATCTTAAAAAGGGACAGGGCGGCGTGATCGAATACGAAAGGAAAAAGGCCGGGGCATACAGAGACGAAAAAGGAAGTGTTCACGTGGTTTCTCTGACCTGTCCGCATCTGGGGTGCATCCTTAAATGGAATCCGGAGGAATTAAGCTGGGACTGTCCATGTCATGGTTCCAGATTTGACTATAAAGGAAATTTGATTGACAATCCAGCAAAGGAGGATTTAACACATGAAAAACCCGAATGCATTTCAGGGTACAAAAAGAAAGAATAA
- a CDS encoding DNA-3-methyladenine glycosylase family protein, translating into MEYFKYGEQEIGYLKSRDPVLGQAIDRIGFIKREVHTELFAALVNSIVGQQISTKAQETVWRRIKDGLSDVTPEKVGECTEEELQSFGISFRKAGYIKAAADRILSGSLDLEGLKEAGDEQVKKELTKLPGVGVWTAEMLMTFSMQRPDIVSYSDLAIQRGMRMLYHHRTITPKLFAKYAGRYSPCGTVASLYLWAVAGGALPELKDYAPKKKK; encoded by the coding sequence ATGGAATATTTTAAATACGGAGAACAGGAAATCGGGTACTTAAAATCGAGGGACCCGGTCCTGGGACAGGCTATTGACCGGATCGGATTTATAAAAAGAGAGGTTCACACAGAATTGTTTGCGGCGCTTGTGAATTCCATCGTAGGACAGCAGATCTCCACGAAGGCCCAGGAGACAGTCTGGAGGAGGATAAAAGACGGACTTTCGGATGTCACTCCCGAAAAGGTGGGGGAGTGTACAGAAGAAGAACTTCAAAGCTTTGGGATTTCTTTCAGGAAAGCAGGGTACATAAAAGCTGCTGCTGACAGAATTCTGAGCGGCAGTCTGGACCTTGAGGGCCTGAAAGAGGCCGGGGATGAACAGGTCAAGAAGGAGCTTACAAAACTGCCCGGAGTCGGGGTATGGACGGCGGAGATGCTGATGACATTTTCCATGCAGCGGCCGGATATCGTAAGCTATTCTGATCTGGCGATTCAGAGAGGGATGAGAATGCTTTACCATCACAGAACCATTACTCCCAAGTTATTTGCAAAATACGCGGGGCGGTACAGCCCCTGTGGAACTGTGGCCAGCCTTTATCTGTGGGCTGTGGCAGGAGGTGCACTCCCGGAACTTAAAGACTATGCGCCGAAGAAAAAAAAATAA
- the htpG gene encoding molecular chaperone HtpG — protein sequence MAQKHGNLSINSENIFPIIKKWLYSDHDIFVRELISNGCDAITKLRKLSSMGEYEFPEGHKEKIEVIVDAKEKTMKFVDTGLGMTAEEVEEYITQIAFSGATEFLEKYKDKTDQDQIIGHFGLGFYSAFMVADKVYIDSLSYKEGAVPVHWECDGGTEYDIEDGVRDQVGTQITLFLNEDSLMFANESKVEEVIQKYCSFMPVEIFLTDAGKEQEYETIDESELTEEDVVVEHIHEDAKTEEKENENGEKETVEVSPAKDLVKIHKRPVSLSDTHPLWMKHPNDCTDEEYKAFYHKVFADFKEPLFWIHLNMDYPFNLKGILYFPQINTEYDSIEGTIKLYNSQVFIADNIKEVIPEFLMLLKGVIDCPDLPLNVSRSALQNDGFVKKISDYISKKVADKLSGMCKTDRETYEKYWDDISPFIKFGYIKDQKFGEKIKDYILFKNMDQKYLTLSDLAPAPADEKDKTTIYYITDEVQQSQYINMFKEQGLDAVILKHNIDSAFISQLEQQSQNLAFKRIDADVEGALKEDSEEDLTDITTALTELFRKTLGKENLDVHVDKLKNEDISAVITLSEESRRMQDMMKMYGMAGMDPAMFGGAESLTLNANNQLVQYLFEHGDAENTPIICEQLYDLAVLSNKQLPADQMTKFIARSNKIMQMLTK from the coding sequence ATGGCACAAAAACATGGTAACCTTTCAATTAACAGTGAAAACATTTTTCCAATCATTAAAAAATGGCTGTATTCCGATCATGACATCTTCGTCAGGGAATTGATCTCCAACGGATGCGATGCTATCACAAAACTTCGAAAACTGTCCTCCATGGGAGAATACGAATTTCCGGAAGGCCACAAAGAAAAAATCGAAGTCATCGTAGACGCAAAAGAAAAAACAATGAAGTTCGTCGACACCGGCCTTGGTATGACGGCTGAAGAAGTCGAAGAATACATCACACAGATCGCGTTTTCAGGAGCCACAGAATTTTTAGAGAAATATAAAGATAAGACAGATCAGGACCAGATCATCGGACATTTCGGACTTGGCTTCTATTCTGCATTTATGGTAGCCGACAAAGTTTATATCGACAGCCTCTCCTACAAAGAAGGGGCAGTCCCGGTACACTGGGAATGCGACGGCGGTACAGAATATGACATCGAAGACGGCGTCCGGGATCAGGTCGGAACTCAGATCACACTGTTTTTAAATGAAGACAGCCTGATGTTTGCCAACGAATCAAAAGTTGAGGAAGTCATTCAAAAATACTGTTCTTTCATGCCTGTGGAAATCTTTTTGACTGATGCGGGCAAAGAACAGGAATATGAGACGATCGACGAATCAGAACTGACTGAAGAAGACGTGGTTGTCGAGCACATCCATGAGGATGCAAAAACCGAAGAGAAAGAAAATGAAAACGGTGAGAAAGAAACGGTGGAGGTCTCTCCCGCAAAAGATCTGGTAAAAATCCATAAGCGCCCGGTATCCTTAAGCGATACTCATCCGCTCTGGATGAAACACCCGAACGACTGCACGGACGAAGAATACAAGGCATTTTACCATAAAGTATTCGCTGACTTTAAAGAGCCTCTGTTCTGGATTCACCTGAATATGGACTATCCGTTTAATCTGAAAGGAATTTTATACTTCCCTCAGATCAACACAGAGTATGACTCCATCGAAGGAACGATCAAGCTCTACAACAGCCAGGTATTCATCGCCGACAACATCAAGGAAGTCATCCCTGAATTCCTGATGCTCTTAAAAGGTGTCATCGACTGTCCGGATCTGCCTCTGAACGTTTCAAGGAGTGCTCTCCAGAACGACGGCTTTGTGAAAAAAATCTCCGACTATATTTCCAAGAAGGTTGCGGATAAACTGAGCGGCATGTGTAAGACTGATCGGGAAACCTATGAAAAATACTGGGATGATATCAGCCCGTTCATTAAATTCGGCTATATCAAGGACCAGAAATTCGGAGAAAAGATCAAAGATTATATTCTGTTTAAGAACATGGACCAGAAATATTTAACCCTCAGTGATCTGGCTCCGGCACCGGCTGATGAGAAAGACAAGACAACCATCTACTACATCACGGACGAAGTACAGCAGAGCCAGTATATCAACATGTTTAAGGAACAGGGTCTGGATGCCGTGATTCTGAAGCACAATATTGATTCTGCATTTATCTCCCAGTTAGAACAGCAGAGCCAGAACCTGGCGTTCAAACGGATCGATGCGGATGTGGAAGGCGCACTGAAAGAGGATTCCGAAGAGGATCTCACCGATATCACGACTGCTCTGACAGAACTATTTAGAAAGACTCTCGGAAAAGAGAATCTGGATGTCCATGTGGACAAACTGAAAAACGAGGACATATCTGCCGTCATTACCTTATCCGAGGAGAGCCGCCGGATGCAGGACATGATGAAGATGTACGGCATGGCAGGCATGGACCCGGCCATGTTCGGAGGAGCAGAATCCCTGACCTTAAATGCCAACAACCAGCTGGTGCAGTACCTGTTTGAACACGGGGACGCAGAGAATACACCGATCATCTGCGAACAGCTGTATGACCTGGCAGTTTTGAGCAACAAACAGCTCCCTGCAGACCAGATGACCAAATTTATCGCACGCAGCAACAAGATCATGCAGATGCTGACGAAATAG
- a CDS encoding NAD(P)H-dependent oxidoreductase subunit E, whose amino-acid sequence MNPRVDEILRFYERQGKPAGQEEILSALREIQEVLGCIPKAVQEEAALRLGVKPSFLAAFVKKYPGFKEVSEKYEVKVCTGPSCGAGKALEILRAVEAAGEEKERDQGISIKIVKGRCTRRCGKGPNLIINGVLHHHMTPEQAAGLIRRL is encoded by the coding sequence ATGAATCCGCGTGTCGATGAGATCCTGAGGTTTTATGAGCGGCAGGGAAAGCCCGCGGGACAGGAAGAGATTCTTTCTGCTCTCCGGGAGATCCAGGAGGTGCTGGGATGCATCCCGAAAGCAGTACAGGAAGAAGCTGCCCTGCGGCTTGGAGTCAAGCCGTCCTTTCTGGCCGCGTTCGTAAAAAAGTATCCCGGCTTCAAGGAAGTTTCAGAAAAATATGAGGTTAAGGTCTGCACCGGCCCGTCCTGCGGGGCAGGAAAAGCCCTTGAAATATTGAGGGCTGTGGAAGCTGCCGGGGAGGAGAAAGAACGGGACCAGGGGATCTCCATTAAAATTGTGAAAGGCAGGTGTACCCGGCGGTGCGGCAAAGGCCCTAATCTTATAATCAATGGGGTACTTCACCATCACATGACGCCGGAACAGGCGGCTGGGTTAATCCGCCGCCTGTAA
- a CDS encoding tocopherol cyclase family protein, which translates to MKNPNAFQGTKRKNNYFEGWYLKHQKGDQMFSVIPAYHIDREGNAFSSLQVITKEQSWYFSWKAEAFCGSKQKFHVVLDTGRGEGPASIFSERGILLNIHEEGLSLEGRIIYKNIHPLSSDIMGPFRYVPGMQCRHGIISMRHQLFGELTLNGYKMNFDQGTGYIEKDWGGSFPDAYLWSQSIFPDSGKNSLMLAAAKIPIAGLHFDGVLAALHLYGKEYKMGTYLGAKVKTDWKSRIIIRQGDLKLRAQLLSGEGNELLAPEHGAMDRRIRESLCCRVRYTFWDRKLKVLDMITDRGSFEQSIKEKS; encoded by the coding sequence ATGAAAAACCCGAATGCATTTCAGGGTACAAAAAGAAAGAATAATTATTTTGAGGGATGGTATTTAAAACACCAGAAAGGGGATCAGATGTTTTCGGTCATACCGGCTTATCATATTGACCGGGAAGGAAATGCATTTTCATCCCTTCAGGTGATTACAAAGGAACAGTCATGGTATTTTTCATGGAAGGCAGAGGCTTTCTGTGGTTCGAAACAGAAGTTTCATGTGGTCCTGGACACGGGAAGAGGAGAGGGTCCGGCAAGCATTTTCTCTGAGCGGGGGATTCTTCTCAATATCCATGAGGAAGGACTGAGCCTTGAGGGGAGGATCATTTATAAAAATATTCATCCTCTTTCTTCCGATATTATGGGGCCGTTCCGGTATGTGCCCGGAATGCAGTGCCGCCATGGAATCATCAGTATGCGGCATCAGCTTTTCGGAGAACTCACTTTGAACGGATATAAAATGAACTTTGATCAGGGGACAGGATACATTGAAAAGGACTGGGGCGGATCTTTTCCGGATGCCTACCTATGGTCCCAGAGTATATTTCCCGACAGCGGAAAGAACAGCCTGATGCTGGCGGCGGCAAAAATACCGATTGCAGGTCTTCATTTCGATGGCGTGCTGGCGGCGCTTCATTTATACGGAAAAGAATATAAGATGGGTACTTACCTGGGCGCTAAGGTAAAGACAGACTGGAAATCCAGAATCATCATCCGTCAGGGAGATTTAAAACTCCGGGCCCAGCTGCTTTCGGGAGAAGGAAATGAGCTTCTTGCGCCGGAACACGGGGCAATGGACCGGAGGATCAGAGAAAGTCTCTGCTGCAGAGTGAGATATACTTTTTGGGACAGGAAACTGAAAGTTCTCGATATGATCACAGACAGGGGAAGTTTTGAACAGAGCATAAAGGAGAAGTCATGA